One Gloeothece verrucosa PCC 7822 DNA window includes the following coding sequences:
- a CDS encoding DUF7221 family queuine tRNA-ribosyltransferase-like protein, with amino-acid sequence MSDNVQNHLQPSDNTSPLFFIGCSPSQAKSIINPAFPAAGAMISVNTLRSRQSDFQVGDWILDSGAFTEISRYGHYRFSVEEYCHQIGRWSRCGNLLQAVSQDFMCEPFILEKTGLSVELHQQLTIERFDQLRAYSCVTQIMPVIQGYQVADYITHVQMYGDRLSLGAWCGVGSVCRRNGNPKIIKDILKSIKVVRPDLRLHGFGLKHLALEDSGVRQLLYSSDSMAWSIPRRFGDKTPMLKLAYDYQQALHESLTDSVQKRIPITAGAGNGQGRKPTWKAGKTKAIRVPERFADELLKLAREWDNELDNR; translated from the coding sequence ATGAGCGATAACGTACAAAATCATTTACAGCCGTCAGATAATACCTCACCATTATTTTTTATCGGCTGTAGTCCCTCTCAGGCTAAAAGCATAATTAACCCAGCTTTTCCGGCTGCCGGGGCTATGATTAGTGTCAATACTTTGCGATCGCGGCAGTCAGATTTTCAAGTTGGAGACTGGATTCTTGACTCAGGGGCGTTTACTGAGATTAGCCGCTATGGCCATTATCGATTTTCTGTCGAAGAATATTGTCATCAAATAGGACGCTGGTCTAGGTGCGGAAATTTACTACAGGCTGTAAGCCAGGATTTCATGTGTGAACCTTTTATCCTCGAAAAAACAGGCTTATCCGTTGAACTTCATCAACAATTGACGATCGAGCGCTTCGATCAACTACGGGCTTATTCTTGTGTGACTCAAATCATGCCGGTTATTCAGGGGTACCAAGTTGCGGATTACATTACTCACGTTCAAATGTATGGTGATCGCTTATCTTTGGGTGCATGGTGTGGCGTTGGGTCTGTATGTCGTCGCAATGGAAACCCCAAGATTATTAAAGACATTCTTAAATCAATAAAGGTAGTTCGGCCAGATTTACGCTTACATGGCTTTGGGCTGAAGCACCTTGCTTTAGAAGACTCAGGAGTGAGGCAATTATTATATAGCTCAGATAGCATGGCTTGGTCTATACCCCGACGATTTGGGGATAAAACCCCAATGCTTAAATTAGCTTATGATTACCAACAAGCTCTTCATGAATCGTTGACCGATTCTGTACAAAAACGGATACCGATCACGGCCGGAGCGGGAAACGGGCAGGGCAGAAAACCTACTTGGAAAGCCGGTAAAACCAAAGCTATTCGTGTACCAGAAAGATTTGCGGACGAGCTTCTCAAATTAGCCCGTGAATGGGACAACGAATTAGACAACCGGTGA
- a CDS encoding VapE domain-containing protein: MMLERHRKELNDSKISETIIALNFVSLQGNSCYSHLLYSLGVEERRNDGRLRDKWIKNYSHLDDGGWWCGAGIDLTTLNSNSLANQCYGVESEWGCFKPNTPRMIHGKPIKYEHPPHAQTELFSLKIAEEDWIKIANKLDKHEEVCEVLKQDCPTGGYIPEVQFWQWVIDNPLPVIITEGAKKAASVLSTGYICIALPGITTGWRSETGQLIDPLKALCRAGREFCIAFDQDAKFITKIDVFRAAKRLGELLETEGVNVSVLLWEPEEGKGIDDLIAKAGEGRLDEVFEERILLGEYCDRQQIHRISAAKLLEFIQRNFGKKLAFNELTQRVELNGKPLELGNELRYWLIEEYLIDAAPNHLIDALLYVAKKNSYHPVEKYLKACYAANQFLPIDNLSQRYLGTSNPIYDVFVKKWLIGAVARVLEPGCQMDHALILKSDKQGTGKTNFFRKLAGEWFDGSFGSNLESRQSLMVLHRCWIQEWGEFERIVTKREAGEIKDFMTKLSDCFVKPYGRDALDYPRRFVFCGSTNEDDFLRDKTGSRRFLVIPIQSNWMIPFKTLEAERSLLWASAVKEYLEGKKQGVDAWVLTPEEYEQLEKSNQAFRDYDEWEGLIANWAETNHKEKITITEVLRECFDVENNASDHKRQQMRVSKALKQLGWKKLKPVNGANGDKQHYWLKPETPTVTEAEITTPKQEPSPEKATEPQNTNTENEIASNEKEWTYDVWILRPNDYIELKSDRGKYWRVEFRGPFYARIVFSNTVKNIDFKTEFRVVSKPPQTHPQRNGKKP, encoded by the coding sequence ATGATGTTAGAACGCCACAGAAAAGAGCTAAACGACTCCAAAATCTCTGAAACAATTATAGCACTGAATTTTGTTTCTTTGCAAGGAAATAGCTGTTATTCACATTTATTATATAGTTTGGGTGTAGAAGAAAGGAGAAATGATGGAAGATTAAGGGATAAGTGGATTAAAAATTATTCCCATCTTGACGACGGTGGATGGTGGTGTGGGGCAGGAATAGACCTCACTACACTTAACTCTAATTCCCTGGCTAATCAATGCTATGGAGTGGAATCAGAGTGGGGATGTTTTAAACCAAATACCCCTAGAATGATTCACGGGAAGCCAATTAAATATGAACATCCTCCCCATGCACAGACCGAACTTTTCTCTTTAAAAATAGCTGAAGAAGACTGGATAAAAATCGCTAACAAGCTAGATAAACATGAAGAAGTTTGCGAAGTTTTAAAACAAGACTGTCCGACAGGTGGATATATTCCAGAAGTTCAATTTTGGCAGTGGGTCATTGATAATCCTTTACCAGTAATTATCACTGAAGGAGCGAAAAAAGCCGCTAGTGTTTTATCCACCGGCTATATTTGTATTGCCCTACCTGGAATTACTACAGGATGGAGAAGTGAAACAGGACAATTAATCGACCCATTAAAAGCGTTATGTAGAGCCGGTAGAGAGTTCTGCATCGCCTTTGATCAGGATGCCAAGTTCATCACAAAGATTGACGTTTTTCGAGCGGCTAAACGATTAGGAGAGCTATTAGAAACCGAGGGGGTTAATGTTTCCGTTCTTCTGTGGGAGCCAGAAGAAGGAAAAGGAATAGATGATCTAATAGCTAAAGCAGGAGAGGGTAGATTAGATGAGGTTTTTGAAGAAAGAATATTACTCGGTGAGTATTGCGACCGGCAACAAATCCATAGAATTTCCGCCGCAAAATTACTTGAATTCATTCAACGTAATTTTGGAAAAAAATTAGCTTTTAATGAGCTTACTCAACGAGTAGAGTTAAACGGTAAACCTCTGGAATTAGGGAACGAGTTGAGGTACTGGCTAATCGAAGAGTATTTAATTGACGCTGCTCCCAACCATTTAATTGATGCTCTATTGTATGTAGCCAAGAAAAACAGCTATCACCCAGTAGAAAAATATCTTAAAGCCTGTTATGCCGCCAACCAGTTTTTGCCCATTGACAACCTCTCACAGCGTTATTTAGGCACGTCTAACCCTATCTATGATGTATTTGTCAAGAAATGGCTTATCGGGGCCGTAGCGCGAGTTTTAGAGCCAGGCTGTCAAATGGATCATGCGCTTATCCTTAAATCGGACAAGCAAGGTACTGGTAAAACGAACTTTTTCCGCAAGCTAGCCGGGGAATGGTTTGACGGGTCTTTTGGCTCTAATTTAGAGAGTCGTCAGTCCCTCATGGTCTTACACCGGTGTTGGATTCAAGAATGGGGAGAGTTTGAAAGAATCGTCACCAAGAGAGAAGCCGGCGAAATTAAAGATTTTATGACCAAATTGTCAGACTGTTTTGTCAAGCCCTATGGACGCGATGCGTTAGACTATCCCCGTCGCTTTGTTTTCTGTGGCAGCACGAACGAGGACGACTTTTTAAGGGATAAAACGGGTAGCCGCAGGTTTTTAGTTATCCCTATTCAAAGCAATTGGATGATTCCGTTTAAAACCCTCGAGGCAGAGAGATCGCTACTCTGGGCATCAGCAGTTAAAGAGTATTTAGAGGGCAAAAAGCAAGGGGTAGATGCTTGGGTTCTAACTCCTGAAGAATACGAACAATTAGAGAAATCGAACCAAGCGTTCAGAGACTATGACGAATGGGAAGGATTGATCGCCAATTGGGCCGAAACAAACCATAAAGAAAAAATAACCATTACTGAAGTCTTAAGAGAATGCTTTGACGTTGAAAATAACGCTTCAGACCATAAACGCCAACAAATGCGAGTATCCAAAGCACTTAAGCAGTTGGGCTGGAAAAAACTTAAACCTGTCAATGGTGCAAATGGGGATAAACAGCACTATTGGCTTAAACCTGAAACTCCAACCGTTACAGAAGCCGAAATAACTACACCCAAACAAGAACCCTCCCCAGAAAAAGCAACCGAGCCTCAGAACACCAACACAGAAAACGAGATCGCTTCTAATGAAAAGGAATGGACTTACGACGTTTGGATATTACGTCCAAATGATTATATTGAGCTAAAAAGCGATAGGGGGAAATATTGGCGGGTAGAATTTAGAGGACCGTTTTATGCGCGAATCGTCTTTTCAAATACAGTCAAAAACATTGATTTCAAAACAGAGTTTCGGGTGGTTAGTAAGCCTCCACAAACCCACCCACAGAGGAACGGTAAGAAGCCATGA
- a CDS encoding helix-turn-helix domain-containing protein, with product MNYNIPQNEISRRDYFAAAALRGLLAGTKDYVNFSRQVQTCINKKLYLSAIELADEFMRELNNTRPVKTPLVHPQQTIGKVFKQFREAQGLTIAQASELSGLFPVMIIGLEALEHDPEEISSSVLDLKQTIQAVGKLCHFYDIPIPDKYLELTEEIEEIEKK from the coding sequence ATGAATTACAACATACCTCAAAACGAGATATCTAGGCGAGATTATTTTGCGGCTGCTGCCCTACGGGGCTTATTAGCCGGCACTAAAGACTACGTTAATTTTTCGAGACAAGTCCAGACGTGCATAAACAAAAAGCTGTATCTATCAGCGATCGAACTAGCAGACGAGTTTATGCGGGAGCTAAACAACACTAGACCGGTAAAGACTCCTTTAGTTCATCCTCAGCAAACAATCGGTAAAGTCTTCAAGCAATTTCGAGAAGCCCAGGGCTTAACAATTGCTCAGGCCAGCGAACTATCGGGCTTATTCCCTGTGATGATCATCGGGCTAGAAGCTTTAGAACATGACCCTGAAGAAATATCGTCGAGCGTTCTAGATCTCAAACAGACCATCCAAGCCGTTGGGAAGCTGTGTCACTTCTACGACATCCCCATTCCCGACAAATACCTTGAACTCACTGAAGAAATAGAGGAGATAGAAAAAAAATGA
- a CDS encoding iron-containing redox enzyme family protein, with amino-acid sequence MTISTFWMYFDETKLKEEIEIFSSFSTIPNWSLEKLRRVSVYYRDLVKNHSNHLALMISRLPETQFKSLIAEILNDEQGNGYYHKSHLFLWDNFLKSIGVNDIKRNIDIPDKMKPFIENSSIDFVVGLEGLGVECICSVYLSIFEKFLKKHPYILQHYDKVDWLFFDIHVRGEDIHHKEKIRKAVDDLIESRQINPDLVLKGYNKAKEAWRQTWCDWINLPEEKAVEALSRA; translated from the coding sequence ATGACTATTTCAACCTTTTGGATGTATTTCGACGAAACAAAACTTAAAGAAGAGATTGAGATTTTCTCCAGCTTCTCTACAATACCAAATTGGAGTTTAGAAAAACTCAGGAGAGTTTCTGTCTATTACCGTGACCTAGTTAAAAATCATTCAAACCACTTAGCTTTAATGATTTCTCGATTACCTGAAACTCAGTTTAAAAGTTTAATAGCTGAGATTTTGAATGACGAGCAAGGAAATGGTTATTATCACAAATCTCATCTGTTCCTCTGGGATAATTTCCTGAAGTCTATCGGGGTTAATGATATTAAAAGGAATATTGATATTCCAGATAAAATGAAACCGTTTATTGAGAACAGCAGCATTGACTTTGTTGTGGGCCTTGAGGGCTTGGGGGTAGAGTGTATTTGCTCTGTCTATTTGAGCATCTTTGAGAAATTTCTCAAGAAGCACCCTTATATCCTTCAACATTATGACAAAGTTGATTGGCTGTTTTTTGATATTCACGTTCGCGGAGAAGATATACACCATAAAGAAAAAATCAGAAAAGCGGTAGATGATTTAATTGAGTCTCGGCAAATTAATCCTGATTTGGTTCTTAAGGGATATAACAAAGCCAAGGAAGCTTGGCGACAAACTTGGTGCGACTGGATTAATTTGCCAGAAGAGAAAGCTGTAGAAGCTTTGTCTAGAGCTTAA
- a CDS encoding TetR/AcrR family transcriptional regulator yields the protein MSENSTREKILSICKGLLQSKGYSSFSLEQVAELAETSRTNVYHHFQSKEDLVKETVIKYKNDFSDILDEIEAQNLSLRESLQSLIDTYAKVLEPDNRKICLCICLLPEFNNLSESIQQELRNFFDLQVNWVLKISQNVSPEITLSNDEAAMIIGSFEGIVTVARIKGGSEYFKSVTSSLVENLLLAHQN from the coding sequence ATGTCAGAAAACTCAACCAGAGAAAAAATTCTCTCGATTTGTAAAGGCCTACTGCAATCTAAGGGGTATAGTTCATTCTCGTTAGAGCAAGTGGCCGAATTAGCCGAAACCAGTCGAACTAATGTATATCATCACTTTCAAAGCAAGGAGGATTTAGTTAAGGAAACAGTAATCAAGTACAAAAACGATTTTTCTGACATCCTTGATGAAATAGAAGCGCAGAACCTCTCCCTAAGAGAGAGTTTACAAAGCCTAATTGATACCTATGCCAAGGTATTAGAACCCGACAACCGTAAAATCTGTTTGTGTATTTGTTTGCTTCCAGAATTTAACAACTTGTCTGAATCAATACAACAGGAGCTAAGGAACTTCTTTGATTTACAAGTAAACTGGGTTCTTAAAATTTCCCAAAATGTATCACCAGAAATTACCCTGTCAAATGATGAGGCAGCTATGATAATAGGTTCCTTTGAAGGAATTGTTACTGTAGCCAGAATAAAAGGAGGAAGTGAATACTTTAAAAGTGTCACATCCTCCCTTGTTGAAAATTTATTACTAGCCCATCAAAATTAA
- a CDS encoding helix-turn-helix domain-containing protein, with product MLDQLLQKLELSYNDFAAYLGIHRTHLWQYRKGKREFRLNWEQVLKLDKLLEKVEMKISDLPPDWYLDPNQREHDENTTDYTNASYSGQARSKR from the coding sequence ATGCTTGACCAATTGCTCCAAAAGTTGGAATTGAGCTATAACGATTTTGCTGCTTATTTAGGGATTCATAGGACTCACCTATGGCAATACCGCAAAGGCAAAAGAGAGTTTCGCTTAAATTGGGAGCAAGTCTTGAAATTGGACAAGCTTTTAGAAAAAGTTGAAATGAAAATTTCTGACTTACCCCCTGACTGGTACTTAGACCCAAACCAGAGAGAACATGACGAAAACACTACTGACTATACAAACGCTTCTTACTCGGGGCAAGCCCGCTCAAAAAGGTAA